The Xiphophorus couchianus chromosome 3, X_couchianus-1.0, whole genome shotgun sequence genome segment ATGCATGCTGTTGGGGAAATCAATGAAGGAAATGAGTTGTAGAACAGAGCCACCTGCTGGTCAATATGGATACTGTTCAAGATGATGaggattttttatgattatagTTAATCGGGGGTATAGTTTCTAAATAATGATTCATATTGAAGatttccttctttctgtgcAGTCTCTTTATAACATGTCATTAGCCTCTTTTTACTCTGAACATTTCTAGTTGTCTATGGTCATAACAGAAAATCACTTTATTGTtgttaaagcagaaatatttccGCTTTATTACCAATAACAGCACAGAGGATTTACTAAAGCACGATGCCACCAACAACTGCACTTATCAGCACTGCTGCTATTATTACTTTTAgcatttcagagtttttggtAGCATACAGAGCAGCAGGAGTTCAAAGTGAGGTCCATGGGTTCAGTTTTTGTGCAGACCTGCAATTAAAGAATCGTAGCAATCTGGTTGGTAACACAGACCATTCATGAAGATTGATACCATAAGAAACTGCAGAAGTATTTACTGAAACTACAACTGTCTAACAAGATGTagacaaatttaaagtttttttaaataacataccGTATTTgtcttttactgtatttataacATGATTTACTCACAAGAAGAGTTGGATCTACCAGTCCTTTATTTTGGCTAAATAAAGCAAACCCTTTCAAAGAAACGGTGACTCATTTCctgttccatttttatttttcaagcaaAGATTGTGAGATTTCTATGAAATTCTTTTGGATTTCAATTGTTGCAAAATGTCACAAACTAACAATTATTCCCATATTTCTAAGAGAGAAAGTCCCACATCATAATAGATCCTCTACCATACTGAACACTAGGCATGAAGATGGCACACTGCGGCTCCGATGTTTAACAAAACGATTCCCAAACAGCAATTGGTTAGAAACTTAGCTTACAGTTGCTGAGAAAGTGACGGATGAAAGGTCTTTCATGTCCTGACaggtcttctgtttttttaaacacttgacTGTGATCATCCACTGCAGAGTCATCAACGTACTTTACTGAtatctgttctgtgaaggaaACTGTAGTTTAAAGGAGCAGTTGGTTGGAAGCGGTGCTTTGATATTCCAGTTAATCTGGTTTCTGTAAAAATTACTTCCATGGCACAGCTAAGCAactgtttatatatatagatgtatatatatatatataaagtcaAGACGTTCAATTGAGGGGTTAATAATGACAGAACAGCAGGTCAGTGTAAGACAGAATAACTCATGACTTAACTGAAAGTTCTGCAAAGGCACCTGGAGTCAAAGTCAAACAAAGCCTAAACAAACTAAGAGGAAAAACTAAGATGGAAAATATGAAggaagtaataaaacaaaaaagagtgCGTTTCCTGGAAAAGCTGACATGTTTTGGCTGCAGGTGATCTAACAAGGAACATAGCAGAAAGGAAATCGGGAGGCCTGAGGGTGGGAAAATCTCTTGGATTTTCCCGAGAGATTTTCCctgttgttgttggtttgtttagaaccaagaacaacaaacaaaacaaaatatcccCCAAAATAGTCGTAAtaatggaaacatgaaaaagctacaaataaaaccctctgaaatcttttttgttttctaaaacgttttaaaaactCCAGAGATTTTTATGCTTTACAGTTGCATAATCTTTCACTTAATGAAGTGCTACATGCCACGTTTGAAAAATTCTATGTTAAAAtgagttaacttttttttaataatgtacCTACAGAAATGGACCCATTCGATTAAGACAAGCTACACCCAAAAATATTCCAACTATAAATTgcctgttttgtattttgcagaTGCCAGCGTTATTTTCAGTACAGATAAAGAACACGTGAAATTTAAGTATTCTTGCTGTTCAGTCTAATATATTGGAACAATCTCAGTGGTACATTTGCATGAAGCAGGACACCTGGCAAACACCAGCGGGTTGCTGCATCCTTTGACGTCTTTCAGTCTGGGACAGTTGATGAAGGTGTTTACATAAGGACATGGATTGACTGAGAAAGAGAGGGAACAAATTAGGatgtcttttaaataataatgacaCGTTTCTGTAAGTTTGTTACTCTACTTACAGCAGAGTTTGTCCACACAGTTGTTTGGGCAGGAAGCACATGAGGTTCCAACCTTGTAGGGAGGCCAGTGCTTAAAGTTTCCACTAAGGGACAAAAATTGTTCAGATTttgtaaagcagaaaataatattcCTACTCAAAAATTGATCAAGTCTTCcctcaatattttttctttattatatgaggatttttttttcttatttcttgctGTACaatcttaataaaacacacTCCCTACTACAAATACCTAAATGACCGCACTGGACCCTGTCTTTGacgtttttgcacattttgttttgtttatctgtttgtTCACCAAATCTTAATGCCTGTATTCAAAATACTCAACATGATCCATCATAATAaagtggaaattattttaaaaagtaaaataaagaaaacatttccaaactttCACTAAGGTTGGAAAAAATCATCCTTCAGAAATtctataattttaaatgaatccaCCTAAACTTAGTTTATTGGATATCATCTGGACTCACACTAGAGCGTGTTTGAGTAAAAAGTATGTAAATGCTTAtaagtaatttctttttcatcCATTTGGAAAACAATGTCTGCATGGTGTATTGTTTGTTGAattctgaaaaattaaataaaataaatccactaATGTAACAAGATGTGAACAAAGTGAAAGGCTTGCAGATGCAGTGTAAAATAAAGTCAAGACTTTCCTAAATTACTTGTAAAAATGTCACATACGCTCTGAAATAATGGCAGCCGTAGTAGTAGATATTGTTGGGACATAGAGCAAGTCCACAGCCCACTTTGTAGGAGCTGTTCCACACAACCTGGCAACACAATAATTACTGGTTATTTTTGGGATggtttcattttgaaacattcCTTGTAAGTACACTCTGCAACCACCCCTTGACCAGAGCAGCAGGGCAGTGAAAGCGaagtatttttcataaaaaaataacacggTATGATAAAAATGTGCACCTGTGTGTAGTGACCGATGGGTTTTCCATTGGTGGATCCATTGGGGTAAAGATAGCGTGACTTCTCATTATGCCAGGTCGTAACAACAGTGGTCCACGAGTATggggaggaagaagagaagagaTTCTCACCTAATTCATATCCTGGGTAATGGAGGGAAACACATGGCAGCACTGATTAATGAGTATTtgcagatgattttattttttatccccCACGAGATTACGCTATTTGTATATAGCAGGCTTCAttaaacaaatgacaaaaaaacaattgatgATATTCTCCTTCATGATAACATCTTACCTAAtataatgtattattaaaagaaaacataagatAACATTCATAGTATCTCTGACCGTTTATCACAAGGGCAGTCGGTTCAAAAGGAGCTTTTACATTAATGGAGGAAATATTTACAGCCCCAAAATGacgaaaaaggaaagaaagagagaatgtATAGAGGCACAGCAAACGTACCATCAAGCAGACGGGTGCTGGCCGGTCCATGACTGAGAGTACATTTATCCACCCAAGCCTGAGCGCTGGCTGCTAACTCCAAACTGTAagtctgaggggaaaaaatgaaatgtttaattctaGTTTCAAAGAACAGGACAAGCTCaactaagaaaaatgtttttattgcataattAACTGACGCACAAAATAATCATCATACTAagctaaaaaatattattttttgcttcctgCGTAGAGCTGTACTTCTTTCCTAGAAAATAAAGTAACAATTCTGTTTCTCCATTGGATTTTGAATTCATATGGCTTGTTTGTGTTAGGCTTTATTCAGATAAAAGTTATAGTAAAATAAGAAgtacaaatacaaaaagtatattttttaaataattacattaaaataaaaataattatgcaaaCCAACATGAAAAGTAATTTCCCCTTGAATCTTGTGTGCCATACTTAGTGGCTACAACTCCCATTAAGTTTttgaagtaactttttagccTCTCTTTGTATAATTTTAGGTCTCTGTGTTTGGTAAACAATAAGAGGAGTTTTGAGCCAATGTAAAATCATGTTTAAAGactaagacaaaacatttttattgcacttaagttcagactttgactaggcctttgACTAGATCACTGATTGTGCATAGGGTAGGGTAGTACCCTAAAGGAAAGTACAACAACATGACTGGTTGTTAAGGTTGCTTAAGGAAATGCAATCTTTAAGGAAGAGGATTGTATTCCCTCATCtctatattttaattaatattttattctaacGTTAGCACAATACATAGGGAATATATTGCCATAAGGAGACAGGTAAACCCATCGGTTTTTGCTAAAAGGGATTCCTTTTTTACTAAAACATCTTTTAGAAAGGAAGATGTTgtgatttttggttaaaaaaaatgacttcagacattattttagaaaagtggTAATATGTGAGTTTTGCCCATGACATAATTAACAAATTGTCTCTAATAAGGCCAAAGACCTTATTCTGCTATTGATTTATGTTTGGTGCCATGTATTACGATtgaataattacattttgtagaaataagaaatactgatcatttgattttctttcttcttttgtttatcAAACAGGGGCCTCAGTTGGGCATAAGAAAACTACGCACAAACAGCTCGGCATCTTCTCCTCATGCTGGTCATCAGGTTGGTCACACACTACTGTGGAATGGCATCTCATTTCTCAATCAGTTTTTGCCAAAAGTCACAACTCaagttattttttgatttgatttttgtgattttgcaagCAATATGGTGCGACATTTTGCTTCGAAATAGCTCAGCATGTTTGAAGTGCTTGTTGATGGTTATTTTCcctcttgttttaatttcagtaaaaacaatttGTGTTACATGGTTGAATGAATAGTGCTATAAAAAGCATGAATGGTTAATTGATGGCAGTAGCGTTAAGCTTCAAAACTATTCTTCTGTTTGGGCCTATTAGATGGAttataatgcataaaaaattgGTTGGAGCTAAAGAAGGACTTCCAAGAAGATgatgaactgagattaaaaaaactaaaaaaaaaacatcagtcagGAGATGGATAGGAAACCTATACTGAATGCATGAGGGAATGAGGAACATAAATCAGGTTAGTTTATGTGAAGCTGAAAGAATGGCCCTGTCCAAATGTGAAAACTACTAATTGAGCTTGTACATATTATCTAAAGAAAATATCATGTTTGGACATCAGAAGcttgctttttgagatcttgATGATTTCACACCTACAATCTTGGGtttgttgcatttattattattgcttagTTGCAGaaaatcaaatgttaaaaaGGATGTTGAGAAAGGACCAACCATCATCAGcatgtcagcagcagcaggctcaACTGCTCTCCTGAAGGCATTGTGAACATTTACGATCTCGGCCTGCACGATTGTGTTCTCCGGGCAAACATCTgtacacacacgccaacacgcacacacacacatcagaaaGCGATGTGTAAACAGCAGATTAAAGACACAATGAGCGCTGACATTTACTCTGGCGGCTTAAGATATGACTCACAAACACATCCTGGTTTAATTGCTCTGAAATGGCTCGACGTAACAAAGGAGCACAGACACAGGACTGAGCTACATCCGCTAATCTGACTGTGAGCCGTGCTGGCAAGGTTTCAGCTGATGCCGAAAATAAAACGGTGCCGCTAAACACGCCTGCTGGATTTAACAGGGCGCTTACCTTGCTGTCAACACAGGATGATGTGAAGCCATGTGCATGAGggaatgagaaaaagaaatcaggTTAGTTTATGTGAAACAGACGTGTGAGTAAGCAGCTCATTTAACTATTTGCTTTTCAATAATGTACAAATTAACACCATGAATCTCTTAATTGGTTCCTGAAAACACATGAATTCCTGGTGAGAGTTTAGTTCTTGTTTCTCCAAATCTTATGACAAATGACTAAAGTCAACACaacctttttattgtttctgtttgtttttgcttgattctcatctcccttcagatttctcccattgagctagATTTCTCCAGTTGTTTCAACTGGGCCAAACAGGAGTTGTGAACAAttgatatttgaatttttttttttttatgtatttattgagGGCATATAGCTGCATGTCCTGCAGAAGACCATGTCAGGATTAGTTGTCAAAGTGGAAGAAGCTAAATGACCATAACCCACAAGATATTTTATTGCCTTGGGGAATCAAAGATAAAGATAGTTAAACTTTGTTAAACCTGTTCAATAAATCCAGCCATACAGATCTGAAACCCATTCTTTGGAGAGTACAGTGTGGTAAATTATTTAGCCCTTTATGGGTTActtctgtgttttgattttccgttacatttaaatgttttcatattatcaCATCATACAAAGATAACCTGAAGAAATCCAAAATGCAGAATTTCAATTATGATGTATGGagacaaataaactaaaaaccaAGTGGTCTCATCTGAATCTGGgctttaatctgatttt includes the following:
- the LOC114142216 gene encoding cysteine-rich venom protein latisemin, whose protein sequence is MTGNRRYAEGKLTVAMETSSLWTPFQLYPAEEKAFLGQGDGLLFLFRVRCVNHMVHAVSLSPGGECDHLSWIYKRRRRKYLTHLLQKKKTREQRNLLCCREDVCHLDLHLDTPRCAHCLCFDVCPENTIVQAEIVNVHNAFRRAVEPAAADMLMMTYSLELAASAQAWVDKCTLSHGPASTRLLDGYELGENLFSSSSPYSWTTVVTTWHNEKSRYLYPNGSTNGKPIGHYTQVVWNSSYKVGCGLALCPNNIYYYGCHYFRAGNFKHWPPYKVGTSCASCPNNCVDKLCFNPCPYVNTFINCPRLKDVKGCSNPLVFARCPASCKCTTEIVPIY